The Akkermansiaceae bacterium nucleotide sequence GAGCAATCCGCTCCCTTTTTTATTCGCCAATGCCGCCGGTGGACAAGAGTGTCCACCCTCCTTACTCCCTCCTTACACCACCACCGCCAGCAACTGCCGGGCGCGGCTGACCGCCATGAACCAGGAGAAGTGGTCATAGTCACTCTCCAGGTCCGCATGGGCGGGCAAACCGATGACGATGACCGCCTTCGAATCGAGGCCCTTGGCCTTGTGGATGGAGGTATGGCGGATGGTGTTGGGGGCCTCCTCCTCTTCCGTGCATTCCCGGAGGTTGTGCGTCCCCAGCACCCGGCGGTCGCCCAGCGGGCTGCGGGTGATGTCGGATTGCGCATGGAGGATCAGGACGTCCGATGGTCTACAGAAGCCGGACTTCTCCCAGCGGGTGAGGATCGACTCGACCAGGTCGCAGGCGTCACTTTCGTCGGACAGGGTGTGGACTTCCACGTCCGGGCCTTCCGGCAAATGGTCTCCATTCCCCAGCGCCCCGATCATTCCCATGGTCGCGTTGCTGGGGTGGTCCTTGAGGAACTGCCAGATCGGACGGGTGTAGCGCACGGCCGGTTGCAGCCGCACGTGGGCGGGCTGTGACCATGCCGCTGCCAGTGAAGAGGGATCGAAGCGTTCCGCGGCGCGGAACGGCGGACGCTGGGCGGTGTCGTAGAAGATGCCGGCGCGGGCGTTTTTCCCCTCCTTGAGGAGGGACTGGTAGATATGCCACCAGCCGCCGCTTTCTCCGGGCAGGCTGTCGATCTCCGGATGCCATGCGGTGTCATGGTCCTGCCCTTCGTCCACCACCAGGGCGTCGAAGAGTAGCCATGCCTTCCTCATCTCCGGTTGCCGTGAGATCTCCAGCACCTGGCGGGGCAGGTCCGTTTCATAGAATTTCCGGAATGTCTCCATGCGGCTGCGCGGATGCGGCGTGGCGGCCGGTGTCCCGGCGAGCGAGCAGAGTTCCAGGAAAAGCTCCTCCCATCCGTAAATGACCACTTCCCCCCGTTCGAGCTGGCGGAGGGCCACCACCTTGCGCAACCGCGAGGTGAGCGCCTTGTTGTAGGTCAGGAAAAGCACCCGCCTGCCTCCGTCATGGTCCGCCTGGCGGAAGGCGAACTCCAGCGCGTGCCATGTTTTGCCCGTGCCGGTGCCGCCCTGGATGAGGAGCTGGCGGTTGTCCGAGAGCTGCTCCAGCAGGGCGAAGTGGGAGGTGAACTGCCGCTCGAAAAGCTGCTCCGTATGGTCGATGAAGGCACGCTTTTCCTCCGGCAGGGATCCACGGCCGAATGCCTCCAGGATGGCGCGGCGTTGCAGTGGGTTGACGGGATTCCGCACGCGGTTGCCGAAGATCCTCAGCCAGGTGTCCAGCCAGTTTCCCAGGTCGTTGCCCGTCACCAGCCAGTGCCTGGGCACACCCTGGACATGGTCCACATCGGCGGCGGCATCGATGCCGGGGATGCAGAGGGCCTTTGCGACGAAAGGAGGACTCCCTTTCGCGCTGATGCCCTGGATCACACCTTTCCATTCCGCGTTCAACTGGGCGATGGGATCTCCTCCCCCGGTTCCTTCCCAATGGCCGGTATCCGGAAAGTGGCGCGGCAGGGTGCTTTTCACCTCCAGCACCAACAGCCCGCCCGCAGGTCCCAGAATCAGGAAATCCCCCTCCCGCTGCGTTCCGCCGGAGTCCTGGTAGTAGTAGCCCCAGATGACCGTCCAGGAGTGGGGGGAACCGGCGAGTCCCTTCAGCTTTTCCGCCACCCGCATCTCGGACGGGTGGGTGGTGTGGGGAGGGCGGTGGAGGATCCAGTCGATCATGGGTGTTCTCCCGCACGGGTATCATGTCCGGTGGGTGGGCCACAAGGATCCGCTCAAGGTTCTCTCACTGCCTTGAGCCGGATGAACTCCTTGTCGTTGCCGATGGGGATCAGCGAACGCGCTTTCATTTTCCGGATCAGGCCCGTGTCGCTCAACTCCGTTTCCTCCACGAATCCCGCGCCGTCGCGCCACGTGCTCAGATCAACCGACGTCTGAACCATGCCGGTCAGGCCGTTGCCCGTGACATGGTCGTAGGTGAGGGTGAGATAGGTCTGGCCCGAAATGAGTTCTGTCCCCCGGATGGCCGCTCCACCTTGGTCCGGGGACTTGGGGGCGTGGCCGGTCAGGAACTCCAGCAGGTTGACGATCCCGTCATGGTCGGGATCGGCGTTGTCGCCGGAGATGAGGGGATCAATCAGCTCGGAGGAGGTGAACCGGTTTTTCCGCCAATGATCGAAAGGCAGATCCTCGATCAGCAGCGACGCCTTGTTCGGCGTGGTGGTCGTGTATCCCGGACCTGTGGCGATGCCGATGGTGAAAGTCTCTTCTCCCTCCGGCAGTGCGTCGGCGGTGGGGATGAGATCGAGGGCAACGGAATCCGACCCCGCCGGGATCACCACCGTGGCCGGGATGCTGCCATAGTCCGCGCCATTCGCCGCGCTGCCGCCCAACGTGAGGTTGACCGTCAGTGCGGATGCGGTGGAGCCGCCGCGGGTGAGCGTGATCCGGGATGGCCGGGCCGCGGTTCCTCCCTTCGGTTCCGCCGCACGCTGGTTGTCCGCGCGCAACATGACCGCACCGGACGTGAGCTGGTTGATGGACCCCAGCGCCCGCAGGATGACCGGTGTGACGAAAAGCTGGTAGCCGTTGCTGTTGGGGTGGAGTCCATCGGATGCGTAGGTTTCGAACGAGGACGAACCTTGATCCAGCACCGCCTGCCATGCCGGCATGTGGTCGATCACCATCAGGCCGCGTTCCTTCCCGGCATCCCGGTAGTATTGCTGGCACAGCGCGAGGTTCGGCCGGACCGTTGCTCCGTCAGGACCTGTGGTCGTGTTGATGACCGGATTCATCACCTGCAGGATCACTTCCGCATAGGGGCGCTCTTTCCTGATGCGGTCGAGCATCCCGGCGAGGTTGTCGCGCGCGTCTGCCAGCGTGATGAGGCTGTGGTAGCTCGGCCGGGTCACCGCGTCGTTGACCGCGAACTCGATCATCACCGTGCCGGGAAGTTCCTCATCGAGCTGGTTGATTACCCTGCTGGTCAGGTTGTTCTTTCCCCAGAGGGAATTCTGGCTGCTGCCACCACTGTTGATGAGGGTGAGCAGCCCTGGGTAGGCCGCGTCCAGTCCGGTCTTCACCTGGCCGGGCCATGCACCGTTTTCGGTCAAACTGGTGCCATAGACGATGAGCTTCTGGGGAATCCCTGCGGAAAGGTTCTCGATGAGCTGGCTGCGGGTTCCGGGTGGACCGTCACGGATGGTGACGGTGCCGGTGGTTTCCGCCCCCAGGATATGGGTGGTCCCCGGCAACAGGGTGAGGGTCACCGTTTCATCCGGCTCCACCTCCCGGTCCGCCGCCGGTTTCACCTCGATGACCACCGTGTTGATGTCCGAGGGCAGGGTCACGTACGGCGGGATGTGGAAATCCCTGCCG carries:
- a CDS encoding DEAD/DEAH box helicase family protein, with the translated sequence MIDWILHRPPHTTHPSEMRVAEKLKGLAGSPHSWTVIWGYYYQDSGGTQREGDFLILGPAGGLLVLEVKSTLPRHFPDTGHWEGTGGGDPIAQLNAEWKGVIQGISAKGSPPFVAKALCIPGIDAAADVDHVQGVPRHWLVTGNDLGNWLDTWLRIFGNRVRNPVNPLQRRAILEAFGRGSLPEEKRAFIDHTEQLFERQFTSHFALLEQLSDNRQLLIQGGTGTGKTWHALEFAFRQADHDGGRRVLFLTYNKALTSRLRKVVALRQLERGEVVIYGWEELFLELCSLAGTPAATPHPRSRMETFRKFYETDLPRQVLEISRQPEMRKAWLLFDALVVDEGQDHDTAWHPEIDSLPGESGGWWHIYQSLLKEGKNARAGIFYDTAQRPPFRAAERFDPSSLAAAWSQPAHVRLQPAVRYTRPIWQFLKDHPSNATMGMIGALGNGDHLPEGPDVEVHTLSDESDACDLVESILTRWEKSGFCRPSDVLILHAQSDITRSPLGDRRVLGTHNLRECTEEEEAPNTIRHTSIHKAKGLDSKAVIVIGLPAHADLESDYDHFSWFMAVSRARQLLAVVV